A genomic window from Rhizobium sp. 007 includes:
- the grxD gene encoding Grx4 family monothiol glutaredoxin, whose product MSGINEFIDNEIKTNDVVLFMKGTPQFPQCGFSGQVVQILDYLGVDYKGIDVLADSEIRQGIKDYSNWPTIPQLYVKGEFIGGCDIVREMFQAGELQQHFQENGVTVRAA is encoded by the coding sequence ATGAGCGGTATCAACGAATTCATCGACAACGAAATCAAGACGAACGACGTCGTCCTTTTCATGAAGGGCACGCCGCAGTTTCCGCAGTGCGGTTTCTCCGGCCAGGTCGTCCAGATCCTCGATTACCTCGGTGTCGACTACAAGGGCATTGACGTGCTCGCCGATTCGGAAATCCGCCAGGGCATCAAGGACTATTCGAATTGGCCGACAATCCCGCAGCTTTACGTGAAGGGCGAGTTTATCGGCGGCTGTGACATCGTGCGGGAAATGTTCCAGGCCGGCGAGTTACAGCAGCACTTCCAGGAAAACGGCGTGACGGTTCGCGCCGCCTGA